The following are encoded together in the Pedobacter sp. D749 genome:
- a CDS encoding TonB-dependent siderophore receptor, protein MTQKHSANAGKMQFFLFSSILWTGFLLPLNTWAQTDSIKKATQLKEVQIREYRLTEQSKSPTPLQILSGEDLKRINSLSVADAIRYFSGVQLKDYGGIGGLKTVNVRSLGTNHTAVFLDGIQIGNAQNGQVDLGKFSLSNLQEIALYSGQKPELLIPAKGYASASSIYLKTKEPDFEGNQRQQVELGLKSGSFGLINPSLIYRNKINENLIASINTEYIHADGKYKFRYTNGVFDTTAVRNNGDVERFRLQAALFGKFRNGKWHAQAYSFLSDRGLPGAIVANRFDFTQRIWDRDFFIQGSIEKNLSDKFSIIVNGKYTYVYQRYLDPDYVTTTGFLDNRFKEQEAYLSVSGKYKISSVWEVAYASDYTFQTLDANIYRFPYPSRNTFLNVLSSSLTLEQLTIQANVLSTTVIDHVKLYSSAGNKQVFSPTVMLSWKFLKDRDIRVRAFYKDIFRMPTFNDLYYTFIGNTLLKPEYTKQYDVGITYFKNFKNQQLKFIDIQSDVYFNRVKDKIVAQPGANLYRWIMYNIGLVDIHGLEINAKTAFEPFTNLLVNVGLNYTYQKAVDVTSKQEENYQDQIPYIPENSGSFLARMDCQNWHANYGFIYTGFRYNQKANNIYNYMEPWYTHDAAIGYEFKLKKGSININCEVNNLLNQYYDLIPNFPMPGRNYRLTLNYKL, encoded by the coding sequence ATGACACAAAAACATTCTGCCAATGCGGGCAAAATGCAGTTTTTTCTATTTTCTTCCATTTTATGGACAGGATTTTTATTGCCTTTAAATACCTGGGCACAAACTGACAGTATCAAAAAAGCAACTCAGCTGAAAGAGGTTCAGATCAGGGAGTACCGTTTAACTGAGCAAAGCAAATCACCAACACCGCTTCAGATCTTATCGGGCGAAGATCTGAAAAGAATCAATAGTTTATCAGTGGCTGATGCCATCCGTTACTTTTCGGGTGTACAATTGAAAGATTACGGTGGAATAGGTGGTTTAAAAACGGTAAATGTTCGAAGCTTGGGCACCAACCATACAGCAGTTTTTTTAGACGGCATCCAGATTGGCAATGCACAGAACGGGCAGGTAGATTTAGGGAAATTCTCGCTCAGCAATCTCCAAGAAATTGCTTTATACAGCGGGCAAAAACCTGAATTGCTTATTCCAGCTAAGGGTTATGCTTCGGCTAGTAGTATTTATTTAAAAACCAAAGAACCTGATTTCGAAGGAAACCAGCGACAACAAGTTGAGCTGGGTTTAAAAAGCGGATCGTTTGGATTAATCAATCCTTCTTTAATTTATCGCAATAAAATTAACGAGAATTTAATTGCCAGTATCAATACCGAATATATACATGCCGATGGGAAATATAAATTCAGGTATACCAATGGCGTTTTTGATACCACTGCGGTAAGAAATAATGGTGATGTAGAACGTTTCCGTTTACAGGCCGCATTGTTTGGCAAATTTAGAAACGGAAAATGGCATGCCCAGGCTTATTCATTTTTATCAGATAGGGGGTTACCAGGAGCTATTGTGGCCAACAGATTCGATTTTACGCAAAGAATCTGGGACCGCGATTTCTTTATCCAGGGGAGCATAGAGAAAAACCTATCCGATAAATTCAGCATAATTGTAAATGGAAAATACACTTATGTTTATCAGCGTTATTTAGATCCTGATTATGTAACCACCACTGGCTTTTTAGATAACCGCTTTAAAGAGCAGGAAGCTTACTTATCTGTATCGGGAAAATATAAAATCAGTTCGGTTTGGGAGGTGGCTTATGCATCTGATTATACCTTTCAGACTTTGGATGCCAATATTTATCGTTTTCCTTACCCAAGCAGGAATACTTTTTTAAATGTGTTAAGTTCATCTTTAACACTAGAACAGCTCACTATCCAGGCAAATGTATTGAGCACCACTGTAATTGATCATGTAAAGTTATATTCTTCAGCGGGTAACAAGCAGGTTTTTAGTCCAACGGTAATGCTTTCGTGGAAGTTTTTAAAGGATCGGGACATCAGGGTCAGGGCATTTTATAAAGACATTTTCAGGATGCCTACTTTTAATGATCTGTATTATACTTTTATTGGTAATACGCTTTTAAAGCCTGAATACACTAAACAGTATGATGTTGGTATAACCTATTTCAAAAACTTCAAAAATCAGCAATTAAAGTTTATTGATATCCAGTCTGATGTTTATTTCAACCGGGTAAAAGATAAAATTGTGGCACAACCAGGTGCAAACCTGTACCGCTGGATTATGTACAATATCGGTTTGGTCGATATTCATGGTTTGGAAATCAATGCCAAAACCGCATTTGAGCCTTTTACCAATCTACTGGTTAATGTTGGACTGAATTACACTTATCAAAAAGCAGTCGATGTGACTTCAAAACAGGAGGAAAATTATCAGGATCAGATTCCTTATATCCCCGAAAACAGTGGTTCATTTTTAGCACGCATGGATTGCCAAAACTGGCATGCAAACTATGGCTTCATATACACAGGTTTCCGTTATAATCAAAAGGCAAACAACATTTATAATTACATGGAGCCCTGGTACACCCATGATGCAGCCATTGGTTATGAGTTTAAGCTAAAAAAAGGAAGTATCAATATCAACTGCGAAGTAAATAACCTGCTTAACCAATACTACGACCTAATCCCAAATTTCCCAATGCCGGGTAGAAATTACAGGCTAACGCTAAATTATAAATTATGA
- a CDS encoding TlpA disulfide reductase family protein, translating to MRLKQLSLIMLIAIAFTACKSKDSFTIDGTFQNPGKEKKVFLYGMQNSNMVAIDSTNLSEKGEFKFIRKTPSVDFFRVSVGNHEFMLIAKNGDEIKLEADLADKTMAYKISGANEVEKLSELNAIRNNFAKQVEKLQADFEAKVATQPQNRAAVLESMKPQYESYINQLNTQIIKFAKDNKGTLASFYAMNTLSPQEFEGELVKFADEVKEEIKGNATVDAFVKQMALLKAVQVGQVAPAFTINTADNKPVSLSDYKGKYVLIDFWASWCQPCRQENPNVVKVYNKYKNKNFDIIGISLDTDKAAWLGAVKADGLTWTHVSELKDFNGETVKKYQVQAIPTSYLVDPAGKIVAKNLRGDELEGFLAKTLR from the coding sequence ATGAGACTAAAACAATTGAGCCTGATCATGCTGATCGCGATTGCCTTCACTGCATGTAAATCTAAAGATAGCTTTACGATTGACGGAACTTTCCAAAATCCGGGTAAGGAGAAGAAAGTATTTTTATACGGCATGCAAAATAGCAATATGGTTGCAATCGATTCAACTAATTTATCAGAAAAAGGTGAATTTAAATTCATCCGTAAAACTCCATCAGTCGATTTCTTTAGGGTATCAGTAGGTAACCATGAGTTTATGTTAATTGCAAAAAATGGCGATGAAATTAAATTAGAGGCTGATTTGGCTGATAAAACCATGGCGTATAAAATTTCAGGAGCGAATGAGGTAGAAAAATTATCAGAACTGAATGCCATTAGAAATAATTTTGCGAAACAGGTAGAAAAATTGCAGGCCGATTTTGAAGCAAAAGTGGCAACACAACCTCAAAACAGGGCTGCTGTATTAGAATCAATGAAACCTCAGTACGAATCTTATATCAACCAATTGAATACACAGATTATAAAATTTGCTAAAGACAATAAAGGTACGCTAGCTAGTTTCTATGCCATGAATACTTTAAGTCCGCAAGAATTTGAAGGAGAACTGGTGAAATTTGCCGATGAAGTTAAAGAAGAAATTAAAGGTAATGCTACGGTTGATGCTTTTGTAAAACAGATGGCGCTTTTAAAGGCTGTTCAGGTGGGGCAGGTTGCTCCGGCATTTACCATTAATACAGCAGACAATAAACCGGTAAGTTTATCAGATTATAAAGGGAAATATGTGCTGATCGACTTTTGGGCATCATGGTGCCAGCCTTGCCGTCAGGAGAATCCGAATGTAGTTAAAGTTTACAATAAATATAAAAATAAGAACTTTGATATTATTGGCATTTCGTTAGATACTGATAAGGCTGCATGGTTAGGAGCAGTAAAAGCAGATGGATTAACCTGGACACATGTATCAGAATTAAAAGACTTTAACGGCGAAACGGTAAAAAAATATCAGGTACAAGCCATCCCAACTTCTTATCTGGTTGATCCTGCTGGAAAAATAGTAGCTAAAAACTTGCGTGGCGACGAACTGGAAGGCTTTTTAGCTAAAACGTTACGTTAA
- the gatB gene encoding Asp-tRNA(Asn)/Glu-tRNA(Gln) amidotransferase subunit GatB codes for MPLQETSPQTVFELVSGLEIHVQLNTNTKIFSADSASFGALPNQNISTVSLALPGALPKLNKEVVAKAIRIGLALNCTINQINHFDRKNYFYADLPKGYQITQDNQPICVNGFLELQLADGSIRKIGINRIHLEEDAGKSIHDQDDNYSLVDLNRAGVPLIEIVTEPDIRSSEEASVLLSEIRKLVRHLNVSDGNMEEGSLRCDANISIRPQGTTEFGTRCEVKNLNSMRNVRRAMDFEFGRQVEVISNGGRIIQSTLNFDADKGTTSPMRTKEEANDYRYFSDPDLQPIHISDDWLAEIKSLMPALPNEISEQLIADFGISKADAALFAEDLDLLVYFNTSKPVVNNKKSLINWLIGPIRAVLNEKRIGITDFKVKPEQLAEAINLVDDKKITQQIAIQQLLPAIESKENANVTHLAQSLNLLISENGDELSGFIDEVLNKYPQQVEAYKKGKKGVLGLFVGEVMKLAKGKADAKKLNELILEKLK; via the coding sequence ATGCCTTTACAAGAAACAAGCCCCCAAACTGTTTTCGAACTCGTTTCAGGATTAGAGATCCACGTTCAGTTAAATACAAATACGAAAATATTTTCTGCTGATAGTGCATCTTTTGGGGCTTTACCTAATCAAAATATATCTACGGTTTCGTTGGCATTGCCTGGGGCATTACCTAAGTTAAACAAAGAAGTAGTAGCCAAAGCAATCCGTATTGGTTTAGCTTTAAATTGTACCATCAACCAGATCAATCATTTCGACCGGAAAAACTATTTCTACGCCGATTTGCCAAAAGGATATCAGATTACTCAAGATAATCAACCAATCTGTGTTAATGGTTTTTTGGAACTTCAATTGGCAGATGGGTCTATCAGGAAAATCGGAATCAATCGCATACATCTGGAAGAAGACGCTGGAAAAAGCATTCATGATCAGGACGATAACTATTCTTTGGTTGACCTGAACCGTGCAGGTGTGCCATTAATAGAAATTGTAACCGAACCCGATATTCGCAGTTCGGAAGAAGCTTCGGTATTACTGAGCGAAATCAGGAAACTGGTAAGGCATTTAAATGTAAGTGACGGTAATATGGAAGAAGGCAGTTTACGTTGCGATGCCAATATTTCTATACGTCCGCAAGGCACTACTGAATTTGGAACCCGCTGCGAAGTAAAAAACCTAAACTCAATGCGTAACGTACGTAGAGCAATGGATTTCGAATTTGGCCGTCAGGTAGAAGTGATTAGCAATGGAGGAAGGATTATTCAGAGCACATTGAATTTTGATGCTGACAAAGGCACTACGTCACCAATGCGTACTAAAGAAGAGGCGAACGATTATCGCTATTTTTCAGACCCTGATTTACAACCCATTCATATTTCAGATGATTGGCTGGCAGAGATCAAATCATTGATGCCCGCTTTGCCAAATGAAATTTCAGAGCAATTGATTGCCGATTTTGGAATCAGCAAGGCAGATGCAGCATTATTTGCAGAGGATTTAGATCTTCTGGTTTATTTTAATACATCCAAACCGGTTGTAAATAATAAAAAAAGCCTGATCAATTGGTTAATCGGTCCAATAAGGGCTGTTTTAAACGAAAAAAGGATTGGCATTACCGATTTTAAAGTAAAACCTGAGCAGCTAGCGGAGGCAATTAATTTGGTTGATGATAAAAAAATTACCCAACAGATTGCAATTCAACAATTATTGCCAGCTATTGAATCAAAGGAAAATGCAAACGTTACCCATTTAGCGCAATCATTAAACTTACTTATTTCTGAAAATGGAGACGAATTAAGTGGTTTTATTGATGAAGTGTTAAATAAATACCCTCAACAGGTAGAAGCGTACAAGAAAGGTAAAAAGGGCGTTTTAGGTTTGTTTGTTGGTGAGGTAATGAAACTAGCCAAAGGAAAAGCCGATGCTAAAAAATTAAATGAATTAATACTTGAAAAACTGAAATAA
- a CDS encoding chloride channel protein has protein sequence MYIRFVNYLDKINQYRKSKISNRNFLVILAVIVGILAGLAAAALKSLTHHIEEFLQSDWHWKYKYYLYFIFPMIGILLTVLYIKYFIRKTKFETGLTPLLYAISKKSSKVEAHNIYSQIITAAVTVGFGGSTGLEAPIVTSGSAIGSNLGRVLGLSYREITMLVACGAAAGIAGAFNSPVAGIVFAIEILLPEFTIPAFIPLLLSAATAAVVARLFYTQQLFFLVTEGWKVNALFYYVILACFIGLFSIYFTKANYAVKGLFYKIKHPYTKVVVGGLMLGALVFLFPTLYGEGYITIKGLLKGDYNTVINNSIFADYNTIPAIVVLFSLVTIFMKSIATLVTLGAGGNGGTFAPSLIMGGLIGFIFAYVVNLSGIAQLNVSNFIVAGMAAALGSIMHAPLTGIFLIAEITGGYILMVPLMITTAISYAINRSSQKHSIYTKALADKGELLSHEDKDTTVLNQMKLKYLIEKSYPQLKMNDLISVKMNEILQSHKNICAVTDELGDFKGIIYIEELFNEMINHPDKGNLMASHLVQSAPNTIKENDELKMVLEKMEQDNVWILPVLTAQNQYLGFVSKAAIFNKYRALLMRQNDYMG, from the coding sequence ATGTACATCAGATTTGTAAATTACCTTGATAAGATTAACCAATACCGAAAATCTAAAATATCAAACCGTAATTTCTTAGTTATCCTTGCCGTAATTGTCGGGATTTTGGCCGGATTGGCTGCCGCTGCTTTAAAAAGTTTAACCCACCACATCGAAGAATTTCTTCAGTCTGATTGGCATTGGAAATACAAATACTACCTGTATTTTATTTTTCCGATGATCGGTATTTTATTAACCGTACTGTACATCAAATACTTTATCCGTAAAACGAAGTTCGAAACAGGATTAACTCCTTTACTTTATGCTATTTCGAAAAAATCGAGTAAGGTAGAAGCACACAATATTTATTCACAGATCATAACTGCAGCAGTTACGGTAGGTTTTGGTGGCTCTACAGGTTTGGAAGCACCTATTGTAACCAGTGGGTCAGCCATTGGATCCAATCTTGGCCGTGTATTGGGTTTATCGTACCGCGAAATTACCATGCTAGTGGCTTGTGGTGCAGCCGCTGGTATTGCAGGAGCATTTAATAGCCCTGTAGCGGGAATTGTTTTTGCCATTGAAATTCTATTGCCCGAATTTACCATCCCTGCATTTATCCCACTTTTATTATCCGCCGCAACAGCAGCAGTAGTTGCAAGACTATTTTATACCCAGCAGCTTTTCTTTTTGGTTACAGAAGGCTGGAAAGTTAATGCCTTGTTTTACTATGTCATCCTGGCTTGTTTTATTGGTTTATTCTCCATCTATTTTACCAAAGCCAATTATGCTGTAAAAGGATTATTTTATAAAATAAAACATCCTTACACTAAAGTGGTTGTAGGTGGTTTGATGTTGGGAGCTTTGGTATTTCTATTTCCAACACTATATGGTGAAGGATACATTACCATAAAAGGGTTATTAAAAGGCGATTATAATACCGTAATTAACAACAGTATTTTTGCCGATTATAATACCATTCCGGCTATAGTAGTGTTGTTTTCTTTGGTAACCATTTTCATGAAGTCCATAGCGACTTTGGTTACTTTAGGTGCTGGTGGTAATGGAGGTACATTTGCACCCAGTTTAATTATGGGTGGTTTAATCGGGTTTATATTTGCTTACGTGGTGAACCTATCAGGAATAGCACAGCTTAACGTTTCTAATTTTATTGTGGCTGGTATGGCTGCTGCTTTGGGCTCCATTATGCATGCGCCTTTAACAGGTATTTTTCTGATCGCTGAAATTACGGGAGGGTATATTTTAATGGTGCCATTGATGATTACCACTGCAATTTCTTACGCCATTAACCGCAGCTCGCAAAAACACTCTATTTACACGAAAGCACTAGCCGATAAAGGAGAACTATTATCTCACGAGGATAAGGATACCACTGTTTTAAACCAGATGAAACTGAAATACCTGATCGAGAAAAGTTATCCTCAGTTAAAGATGAATGATCTGATTTCCGTTAAAATGAATGAAATTTTGCAATCGCATAAAAATATCTGTGCGGTTACCGATGAACTGGGTGATTTTAAGGGGATTATTTATATTGAAGAGTTATTTAATGAGATGATCAACCATCCTGATAAAGGAAATTTAATGGCTTCTCATTTGGTTCAGTCTGCACCGAATACCATTAAAGAAAATGATGAACTTAAAATGGTACTAGAAAAAATGGAACAAGATAACGTATGGATTTTACCGGTGTTAACCGCACAGAATCAATATTTAGGTTTTGTTTCTAAAGCAGCTATCTTTAATAAATACAGGGCATTGCTGATGAGGCAAAATGATTATATGGGATAA
- a CDS encoding sigma-54 dependent transcriptional regulator, whose protein sequence is MAKLLIIDDERAIRSTLREILEYENYDVEDIDNGIDGLEMIKKGNFDLVLCDIKMNKMDGMEVLEQAQLIKPDLPFIMISGHGTVETAIEASKKGAFDFISKPPDLNRLLITVRNGLDRGNLVTETKVLKRKASKTREILGESESISKIKETIERVAPTEARVLITGANGSGKELVARWLHEKSNRADSPLIEVNCAAIPSELIESELFGHEKGSFTSAVKQRIGKFELANGGTLFLDEIGDMSLSAQAKVLRALQEHKISRVGGEKEIEVNVRVLAATNKDLLKEIEDGNFRMDLYHRLNVINIHVPHLTERTDDIPVIAQNFLESICSDYGMPVKKINEGGMAALQALPWTGNVRELHNMIERLIILSDKVITENDVRAFANPGGGTNIGAATSTQIAGAGGSNLASSFDSFNNFQDYKDYAEREFIKFKLEKNNWNVSKTADEIDIQRSHLYSKIEKFGLKRAE, encoded by the coding sequence ATGGCTAAATTATTAATAATTGACGATGAGCGTGCGATAAGGAGTACCTTACGCGAAATTCTCGAATATGAAAATTATGATGTTGAAGATATCGACAACGGTATCGACGGCCTCGAAATGATCAAAAAAGGAAATTTCGATTTGGTTCTTTGCGATATCAAGATGAATAAGATGGATGGTATGGAAGTGCTTGAACAGGCACAGCTTATCAAGCCAGACTTACCTTTTATTATGATATCTGGTCATGGAACAGTTGAAACTGCCATTGAAGCCAGCAAAAAAGGAGCTTTCGATTTTATTTCGAAACCACCTGATTTAAACCGTTTACTGATCACTGTACGTAATGGTTTAGACCGTGGAAATTTAGTTACTGAAACCAAGGTTTTAAAGCGTAAAGCAAGTAAAACCCGCGAGATTTTAGGTGAATCTGAAAGCATTTCTAAAATTAAGGAAACCATTGAGCGTGTTGCTCCTACCGAGGCCCGTGTATTAATTACCGGTGCAAATGGTAGCGGTAAAGAACTGGTAGCGCGTTGGTTACACGAGAAATCGAACCGTGCCGACAGTCCTTTAATCGAAGTAAACTGTGCTGCTATTCCTTCAGAATTAATTGAAAGTGAATTGTTTGGTCACGAAAAAGGTTCTTTTACCTCTGCTGTTAAACAACGTATCGGTAAATTTGAACTGGCCAACGGCGGAACTTTATTTTTGGATGAGATTGGCGATATGAGCCTCTCTGCCCAGGCAAAAGTTCTACGTGCTTTGCAAGAGCATAAAATTTCGCGTGTGGGTGGTGAAAAGGAAATTGAAGTAAACGTTCGTGTTTTAGCAGCAACCAATAAAGATTTATTAAAAGAAATTGAAGATGGTAATTTCCGTATGGATTTGTACCACCGATTAAATGTAATCAATATCCACGTTCCGCATTTAACAGAGCGTACTGATGATATTCCTGTTATTGCCCAAAACTTTTTAGAAAGCATTTGCAGTGATTATGGAATGCCGGTTAAGAAGATAAATGAAGGTGGCATGGCGGCTTTGCAGGCTTTACCATGGACAGGTAACGTACGTGAGTTACACAACATGATTGAGCGTTTGATTATTTTAAGCGATAAGGTTATTACCGAAAATGATGTACGTGCCTTTGCTAATCCAGGCGGTGGTACAAATATTGGCGCCGCAACCAGTACACAGATTGCGGGTGCTGGCGGATCTAACCTGGCTTCCTCTTTCGATTCGTTTAATAATTTTCAGGATTACAAAGATTATGCGGAACGCGAATTCATCAAATTCAAGCTGGAAAAAAACAACTGGAATGTATCAAAAACAGCTGATGAAATAGATATCCAAAGAAGTCACTTATATAGTAAAATTGAAAAGTTCGGTTTAAAGAGAGCTGAGTAA
- a CDS encoding response regulator transcription factor, which translates to MNNAGQKILIVDDEPDILELIEYNLKKEGYQVFTATNGQEGITVAKKVHPDLIILDIMMPKMDGIEACRLMRAIPEFKNTFMVFLTARSEEYSEIAGFNVGADDYIAKPIKPRALVSRINAILRRNTGTEEVSENKLEIGDLVIDREAYLVFQGGNKVVLAKKEFELLYLLASKPGKVYTRESILKNIWEDSVVVTNRTIDVHIRKLREKLGETYVSTVKGVGYKFELS; encoded by the coding sequence ATGAACAACGCAGGTCAGAAAATATTAATTGTTGATGATGAACCAGATATTCTGGAGCTTATTGAATATAATCTTAAAAAAGAAGGTTATCAGGTTTTCACAGCTACCAATGGCCAGGAAGGAATTACTGTTGCGAAAAAGGTACATCCGGATTTGATTATCCTGGATATTATGATGCCTAAAATGGATGGGATTGAGGCTTGCCGTTTAATGCGTGCAATACCCGAGTTTAAGAATACATTTATGGTTTTCTTAACCGCCAGAAGTGAAGAGTATTCAGAAATTGCAGGTTTTAATGTAGGTGCTGATGATTATATCGCAAAACCAATTAAACCACGTGCTTTAGTGAGCCGTATAAATGCTATTCTAAGAAGAAATACTGGTACGGAAGAAGTATCTGAGAACAAATTGGAAATTGGAGATTTAGTAATCGACCGTGAAGCTTATTTGGTTTTTCAAGGCGGTAACAAAGTGGTATTGGCCAAAAAAGAATTTGAGCTTTTGTATTTACTGGCGTCAAAACCAGGAAAAGTTTATACACGCGAATCGATCCTAAAAAATATCTGGGAAGATTCAGTAGTGGTAACTAATAGGACTATCGATGTTCACATTCGTAAACTTAGAGAAAAATTAGGTGAAACTTATGTATCAACCGTAAAAGGAGTAGGTTATAAGTTTGAGCTTTCTTAA
- a CDS encoding serine hydrolase — MKRILIIVFSLISLSVMAKKTDTLFLKKLMESKPALFSAVLNHPDKNQIQILYTQINRDSKNKPSFKTFSYNLDPHHYFYPASTVKLAAVIFAIEKVNLLKSTGLTPYSTMITDSAFKDQTKVLTDTSAKSELPSIAHYIKKILLTSDNDAFNRLFEFIGRAEINEKLKANGLNNSRILNRLAIGDTGEPARHSNPIKFYNGDKLVYDQPAQYDPKEYELKLTNLVMGKGYLDSTDKLVNKPFSLEGKNAFAINDQQKLMQKLIFPEAFPVKERFKLTPEDYKLIYTYMSKYPTESDYPKYNSKEFWPTYAKMLYYGRAQVTPDPNIRIFNKYGDSYGYIIDNSYFVDFKNGIEYFLTAVVQSNEDGIFNDNKYEYETVCFPFMKNLGKSIYEVELNRKKLHQPDLSKFKLDYSY, encoded by the coding sequence ATGAAAAGGATTTTAATTATTGTATTTTCATTGATCAGCTTATCTGTTATGGCAAAAAAAACCGATACTCTTTTTCTAAAAAAGCTAATGGAAAGCAAGCCTGCACTTTTTTCAGCTGTACTTAACCATCCAGATAAAAACCAGATTCAGATTCTTTATACCCAAATAAACCGTGATTCGAAGAATAAACCCTCCTTTAAAACCTTTAGTTATAATTTAGATCCTCACCATTATTTTTATCCTGCCAGTACGGTTAAGCTTGCTGCAGTCATTTTTGCTATTGAAAAAGTGAACCTTTTGAAAAGTACCGGCTTAACGCCTTATAGTACAATGATTACAGATAGTGCGTTTAAAGATCAAACAAAGGTTTTAACAGATACGAGTGCTAAAAGCGAACTTCCATCAATAGCACATTATATTAAAAAGATTTTGCTTACCAGCGATAATGATGCCTTTAACCGCTTATTTGAATTTATTGGAAGAGCAGAAATTAATGAAAAACTAAAAGCTAACGGGTTAAATAATAGTCGTATTTTAAACCGCCTGGCCATTGGCGATACAGGAGAACCGGCCAGACATAGCAATCCCATTAAGTTTTATAATGGCGATAAATTAGTGTATGATCAACCTGCACAGTACGATCCAAAAGAATATGAATTGAAATTGACCAATCTGGTAATGGGTAAAGGCTATTTAGATAGTACAGATAAACTGGTTAATAAACCATTTAGTTTAGAAGGAAAAAATGCCTTTGCCATCAACGATCAGCAAAAACTAATGCAGAAACTGATCTTTCCTGAAGCATTTCCTGTTAAAGAGAGATTTAAACTTACTCCTGAAGACTATAAGCTCATCTACACCTATATGAGCAAATATCCAACAGAGAGCGATTATCCTAAATACAATTCTAAAGAATTCTGGCCTACTTATGCTAAAATGTTATATTATGGAAGAGCGCAGGTAACACCAGATCCAAACATCCGGATTTTTAATAAATACGGCGATAGCTATGGCTACATTATCGACAACTCTTATTTTGTTGACTTTAAAAACGGAATTGAATATTTTCTAACTGCGGTTGTTCAAAGTAACGAAGATGGAATTTTTAACGATAACAAATATGAATACGAAACAGTTTGTTTTCCGTTTATGAAAAACCTGGGCAAAAGCATTTATGAAGTGGAATTAAACCGCAAGAAATTGCATCAACCAGATCTGAGCAAATTTAAACTCGATTATTCCTATTGA
- a CDS encoding RluA family pseudouridine synthase: protein MKFPNFKDLILFEDNDFIVINKPPFLASLDERGGSGETNVLRLAKQYSDDAQVCHRLDKETSGALIIAKNPEGYRHASMQFERRKVNKTYHAVVDGHVIFDKLTVDLPILNDGNKNVTIDRVEGKRAETIFDSLKYYKHYTLVECKPITGRMHQIRIHLATQRAAIVGDDMYKGKPVFLSSIKRGYKLTKGEEEQPIMKRFALHARHLVFKGLNDQDIVIDAQYPKDFATLIKLLDKFDA from the coding sequence TTGAAATTTCCAAATTTTAAAGACCTTATTCTTTTCGAAGACAACGATTTTATTGTGATCAATAAACCTCCATTTTTAGCCTCGCTTGATGAGCGTGGCGGATCGGGAGAAACCAATGTATTGCGCTTAGCTAAACAATACAGTGATGATGCACAGGTTTGTCACCGCTTGGATAAAGAAACTTCTGGTGCGTTAATTATTGCTAAAAACCCTGAAGGTTACCGTCATGCTTCTATGCAGTTCGAAAGAAGAAAGGTGAATAAAACCTATCATGCGGTAGTAGACGGACATGTTATTTTTGACAAGCTAACAGTTGATTTGCCCATTTTAAACGATGGCAATAAAAACGTGACCATTGATAGGGTGGAAGGTAAAAGAGCAGAGACTATCTTCGACTCATTAAAATACTACAAACACTATACTTTGGTGGAATGTAAGCCAATAACAGGCCGTATGCACCAAATTCGTATTCACCTGGCTACGCAAAGAGCAGCCATTGTGGGTGATGATATGTATAAAGGTAAACCTGTTTTTCTTTCTTCAATTAAAAGGGGGTATAAATTAACCAAAGGTGAAGAGGAGCAACCAATCATGAAACGTTTTGCTTTACATGCCCGCCATTTGGTTTTTAAAGGACTTAACGATCAGGATATTGTGATCGATGCACAATACCCGAAAGATTTTGCAACATTAATTAAATTATTGGATAAATTTGATGCATAA